The following proteins come from a genomic window of Natrinema saccharevitans:
- the gvpF gene encoding gas vesicle protein GvpF: protein MFVLDDLLFRPLVGIVNALHSIALDELYDIESLEAQLKENQLLYELGERDEDEYRRRKERLEADLEVARDVHERLSSGRVEVKG from the coding sequence ATGTTCGTCCTCGACGACCTCCTGTTCCGACCGCTCGTCGGCATCGTCAACGCCCTCCACTCGATCGCGCTCGATGAACTGTACGATATCGAGTCCCTCGAGGCCCAGCTCAAGGAAAACCAACTGCTGTACGAACTCGGCGAGCGCGACGAGGACGAGTACCGGCGTCGCAAGGAGCGACTCGAGGCGGACCTCGAGGTCGCCCGTGACGTTCACGAACGGCTCTCGAGCGGCCGCGTAGAGGTGAAAGGATAA
- a CDS encoding GvpL/GvpF family gas vesicle protein has product MSNRYVYGVVEADTVEFETEAVAGAERVYTISHRRLGAVVSDIDTTDPEETDEDAQRHDEVLREIMDYDGGTTVVPMQFGMAFESDRALKNVLRGARPAFRRAISDIEGEVELGLKLVSEDGADVDREAIEAEVGERLDPIAAQTVENDLFSDRLVYNRSYLVAEDDRAAFDDEIARVEDDHDELMVRYTGPFAPYSFVDVKIGTQ; this is encoded by the coding sequence ATGAGTAATCGATACGTCTACGGCGTCGTCGAAGCCGACACCGTCGAGTTCGAGACCGAGGCCGTCGCCGGTGCCGAGCGGGTCTACACCATCTCGCATCGCCGGCTCGGGGCCGTCGTCTCGGACATCGACACCACCGACCCCGAGGAGACCGACGAGGATGCACAGCGCCACGACGAGGTCCTCCGCGAGATCATGGACTACGACGGTGGCACGACCGTCGTCCCGATGCAGTTCGGCATGGCCTTCGAGAGCGACCGGGCGTTGAAGAACGTCCTGCGCGGTGCGCGACCCGCGTTCCGACGCGCGATAAGCGACATCGAGGGCGAAGTCGAACTCGGGCTCAAACTCGTCAGCGAGGACGGGGCCGACGTCGACCGCGAGGCGATCGAGGCCGAGGTCGGCGAGCGCCTCGATCCCATCGCCGCGCAGACCGTCGAGAACGACCTGTTCAGCGACCGGCTCGTATACAACCGCTCGTATCTCGTCGCCGAGGACGACCGGGCGGCGTTCGACGACGAGATCGCCCGCGTCGAGGACGACCACGACGAACTTATGGTCCGGTACACCGGGCCGTTCGCGCCCTACAGCTTCGTCGACGTGAAGATCGGCACCCAGTAA
- the gvpA gene encoding gas vesicle protein GvpA, with protein MAQPQRRPDSSSLAEVLDRVLDKGVVIDVWARISVVGIELLTIEARVVVASVDTFLHYAEEIAKIEQATAEGDLDELEELEVEPRPESSPQSAE; from the coding sequence ATGGCACAGCCACAACGAAGGCCCGACTCCTCGAGTCTCGCGGAAGTACTGGACCGCGTCCTCGACAAGGGCGTCGTCATCGACGTCTGGGCGCGGATTTCGGTCGTCGGGATCGAACTCCTGACCATCGAGGCCCGCGTCGTGGTCGCCTCGGTCGACACCTTCCTGCACTACGCGGAGGAGATCGCAAAAATTGAGCAGGCCACGGCGGAGGGCGACCTCGACGAGCTGGAGGAACTCGAGGTCGAGCCCCGCCCCGAATCGTCGCCGCAGTCCGCGGAGTAG
- the gvpO gene encoding gas vesicle protein GvpO, halophile-type, translating into MAEADTQSRAQRKARTADGERCSRPAGEDGFCYQHDESDPTVSDSQASQEEEQGESKEIEEPRSRGTTHMTADEMTDPDEVEAEVDVEQEEIAGILAVRETVQSTAGQLIGHEFDGVSEISPTDDGWRAVVEVVERRAVPDTQDIIGRYEIELDPGATVHGYRRVDRYRRGDTAQFE; encoded by the coding sequence ATGGCCGAAGCCGACACGCAATCACGAGCGCAGCGCAAGGCCCGCACGGCGGACGGTGAGCGCTGCTCGCGACCGGCCGGCGAGGACGGCTTCTGCTACCAGCACGACGAGAGTGATCCAACAGTGAGCGACAGTCAAGCGAGTCAGGAGGAGGAACAGGGCGAGAGCAAGGAAATCGAGGAGCCCCGCTCTCGCGGAACGACCCACATGACCGCCGACGAGATGACCGACCCCGACGAGGTCGAGGCGGAGGTCGACGTCGAACAGGAGGAGATCGCGGGCATCCTCGCCGTTCGCGAGACGGTCCAGTCGACCGCGGGCCAACTCATCGGCCACGAGTTCGACGGCGTCAGCGAGATCTCGCCGACCGACGACGGCTGGCGGGCCGTCGTCGAGGTCGTCGAACGCAGAGCAGTCCCCGACACCCAGGACATCATCGGCCGCTACGAGATCGAACTCGACCCCGGCGCGACCGTCCACGGCTACCGCCGGGTCGACCGCTACCGGCGCGGCGACACCGCCCAGTTCGAGTGA
- a CDS encoding zinc ribbon domain-containing protein, whose amino-acid sequence MIPRAETAIGVDVGEYNLYTACPVALPDWRGAHAVCGDDLCERRDAIVAELDDAGRTVCEYATAYDDPVLVTEDSHYRPDLWAWLTDPDAHRVSAWLLPAAHLRLRAVAAEYRLPVTAVPEAYSTQECHACGVLGTRERNTTVRCANPNCHVDTVAADFNAAMVLARRYYTGRCCDYRPRESPHPGDRPGLAADGGRPDWRDERRRRRRL is encoded by the coding sequence GTGATCCCGCGCGCGGAAACGGCGATCGGCGTCGACGTCGGCGAATACAACCTCTACACGGCCTGCCCGGTCGCCCTCCCGGACTGGCGGGGCGCGCACGCCGTCTGTGGCGACGACCTCTGCGAGCGCCGCGACGCCATCGTCGCCGAACTCGACGACGCCGGGCGGACGGTCTGCGAGTACGCGACCGCCTACGACGACCCGGTTCTGGTCACCGAGGACAGCCACTACCGGCCCGACCTCTGGGCGTGGCTCACCGACCCCGACGCACATCGGGTCTCCGCGTGGCTCCTCCCCGCGGCGCACCTTCGGCTGCGGGCCGTCGCCGCCGAGTACCGACTCCCGGTGACGGCGGTGCCCGAAGCGTACTCCACGCAGGAGTGTCACGCCTGCGGCGTCCTCGGAACTCGAGAACGGAACACGACCGTTCGATGCGCGAATCCGAACTGCCACGTCGACACCGTGGCCGCGGACTTCAACGCCGCGATGGTCCTCGCCCGGCGCTACTACACCGGCCGGTGCTGTGACTACCGGCCGCGCGAGTCACCGCACCCCGGCGATCGCCCGGGGCTCGCCGCCGACGGCGGACGCCCGGACTGGCGCGACGAGCGGCGGAGAAGACGACGGCTGTGA
- a CDS encoding winged helix-turn-helix domain-containing protein, translated as MQLPTDNFILEALDKGLEIGPTAIARNIDKSQSTVHERLRVLIEYGLVEKVDDGYYTITDAGHAYLEGELDADSLEADDLELDDG; from the coding sequence ATGCAACTCCCCACGGACAATTTCATTCTCGAAGCTCTCGATAAGGGTCTCGAGATCGGCCCCACGGCTATCGCGCGGAACATCGACAAATCACAGAGTACCGTTCACGAGCGGCTCCGTGTCCTTATCGAGTACGGGCTCGTCGAGAAAGTCGACGACGGCTACTACACGATCACTGACGCCGGTCACGCCTATCTCGAGGGCGAACTCGATGCGGATAGTCTCGAGGCAGACGACCTCGAATTGGATGACGGCTAA